The following are from one region of the Capsicum annuum cultivar UCD-10X-F1 chromosome 1, UCD10Xv1.1, whole genome shotgun sequence genome:
- the LOC107849541 gene encoding uncharacterized protein LOC107849541, translating to MEKLINSTTQFPSKLHIQNPSHSPLLPNRIRHVHFKPESRRGVNSFFSFKCLRDSSSSSSWSSSLFEKQNVNEKKAGVVPGFEYGSELKIRLLKEIGEKISRQNKVLSASTIVLLSAVFVMLIHPVIVSPAFASFQTAAKASGPAAAALGSRFVRNELLSSAWTGFFAGCLHTLSGPDHLAALAPLSIGRTRMESAAVGALWGCGHDAGQLIFGLLFLLLKDRLHIEVIRTWGTRVVGFTLLVIGAMGIKEASEVHSPYVALENGNSEVSVYEGIDTPVIGKKKKVGFATFATGIVHGLQPDALLIILPALALPSRLAGAAFLGMFLVGTVMAMGSYTVFIGSCSQALKDRVPRITEKLTWASSLIAIGLGLAIIISQLFGFSLY from the exons ATGGAAAAACTCATCAATTCAACAACTCAATTTCCCTCTAAACTCCATATACAAAATCCCTCACATTCTCCTCTTCTTCCTAATAGAATTCGCCATGTACATTTTAAGCCTGAGTCACGTAGAGGAGTCAACTCGTTCTTCTCCTTCAAGTGTCTCCGTGATTCTTCTAGTTCATCATCATGGTCCTCATCGTTATTTGAAAAACAAAATGTGAACGAGAAAAAAGCAGGTGTAGTTCCGGGTTTTGAATATGGATCCGAGTTGAAGATACGGTTGCTTAAGGAGATTGGTGAGAAGATATCTCGACAAAACAAG GTCCTTTCTGCAAGTACCATAGTTCTTCTGTCAGCCGTGTTTGTTATGCTCATCCATCCGGTCATTGTTTCACCAGCTTTTGCTAGTTTCCAAACAGCAGCAAAGGCTAGTGGGCCAGCTGCAGCAGCACTGGGGAGTCGATTTGTTCGTAATGAACTACTAAGCAGTGCATGGACTGGTTTTTTCGCTGGTTGCCTACACACACTATCAGGTCCTGACCATCTTGCTGCTTTGGCTCCTTTGTCAATAGGCCGCACAAGAATGGAGAGTGCGGCAGTGGGAGCACTCTGGGGCTGTGGTCATGATGCCGGGCAGTTGATTTTTGGCTTGTTGTTTCTGCTCTTAAAGGACAGACTTCACATTGAAGTTATCCGTACATGGGGAACAAGAGTAGTAGGCTTCACCCTTCTTGTTATCGGAGCAATGGGAATTAAGGAAGCATCTGAAGTTCATTCCCCATATGTTGCCCTGGAAAATGGTAATAGTGAGGTTAGCGTATACGAAGGCATTGATACTCCAGTTattgggaagaagaagaaagtaGGCTTTGCTACCTTTGCGACTGGCATTGTCCACGGGCTACAACCTGATGCGCTCTTAATTATCCTGCCAGCGCTTGCTTTGCCATCTCGGTTGGCTGGTGCTGCCTTCTTAGGTATGTTCTTGGTTGGAACTGTTATGGCTATGGGAAGCTATACTGTGTTTATAGGCTCATGTAGTCAGGCATTGAAGGATAGAGTACCAAGAATTACTGAGAAACTCACTTGGGCTTCTTCCCTTATAGCAATTGGTTTAGGCCTTGCTATTATTATCAGCCAATTGTTTGGTTTTAGCCTATATTAA